A single Nicotiana tabacum cultivar K326 chromosome 5, ASM71507v2, whole genome shotgun sequence DNA region contains:
- the LOC107826814 gene encoding protein NUCLEAR FUSION DEFECTIVE 4-like, translated as MENFGMHMLVGRWFMVFASLLILSVAGGTYIFGLYSEEVKTSLGYDQTTLNLLGFFKDLGANVGIISGLINEVTPPWVVLLLGAFMNFSGYFSIWLATTGKLTKPKVWQMCFCIFIGANSQTFANTGVLVTCVKNFPESRGIVIGLLKGFVGLSGAILTQLYHAFYGNNGKSLILLIAWLPAVVSCVFLRVIRVMKVTRQENELKIFYQLLFMSLGLAGFLMVIIIVQNRVEFNSVGYWSTAGIILVLLFAPIVLVIREELKLWDTKKQSSSHPIDVKVVGIETPLQSSATVVPTNNQTDEVSFFSNVFQPPERGEDYTILQAVLSIDMLILFIATIFGAGGLLTAMDNLGQIGKALGYPKTSITTFVSLVSIWGYLGRVASGFASEIFLEKYKFPRPLMLTLVLLLSCVGHVLIAFGVTNTLYVASVLMGFCFGALWPLIFAIISEIFGLKHYSTLLNFGGAASPIGAYIFNVKVAGNLYDKEAIKQMAAHGIIRKPGEDLTCTGVECYKLSFLIIAASTFVGFIVSLVLVLRTFNFYKGDIYKKFREQGKAVDAESQSRTNGDTSS; from the coding sequence ATGGAAAATTTTGGTATGCACATGCTTGTTGGGCGATGGTTTATGGTATTTGCTTCACTTTTGATCTTGTCGGTCGCAGGTGGTACATACATATTTGGACTCTACTCTGAAGAAGTGAAGACATCATTAGGTTATGATCAAACAACCTTAAACTTACTTGGTTTTTTCAAAGACTTAGGTGCAAACGTTGGAATTATTTCTGGTCTAATTAATGAAGTAACCCCACCTTGGGTTGTTCTACTTCTTGGTGCATTTATGAATTTTTCAGGGTATTTTTCTATATGGTTAGCAACTACTGGGAAATTAACTAAACCAAAAGTTTGGCAAATGTGTTTTTGTATATTTATAGGTGCAAATTCTCAGACTTTTGCAAATACTGGTGTTTTAGTTACTTGTGTCAAGAATTTCCCTGAAAGTAGGGGAATTGTTATTGGACTTTTAAAGGGTTTTGTTGGTTTAAGTGGTGCTATACTTACACAATTATATCATGCTTTTTATGGGAATAATGGGAAATCTTTAATTTTACTTATTGCTTGGCTTCCTGCTGTTGTTTCCTGTGTTTTTCTGAGAGTTATTAGGGTTATGAAAGTTACTAGACAAGAAAATGAGCTCAAGATTTTTTACCAACTTTTGTTTATGTCACTTGGTTTAGCTGGTTTTCTTATGGTTATAAttatagtgcaaaatagggttgagTTTAATAGTGTTGGTTATTGGTCAACTGCTGGTATTATTCTTGTTTTGTTATTTGCTCCTATAGTTCTTGTTATAAGAGAGGAATTGAAACTATGGGATACAAAGAAACAAAGTTCAAGTCATCCTATAGATGTCAAAGTTGTTGGAATTGAGACACCACTTCAATCTTCAGCAACTGTTGTTCCAACTAATAATCAAACAGATGAAGTTTCTTTCTTTTCGAACGTGTTTCAGCCGCCGGAAAGGGGTGAGGATTATACTATACTTCAAGCAGTTCTCAGTATAGATATGTTGATTTTGTTCATTGCTACAATATTTGGAGCAGGGGGACTTTTAACAGCTATGGATAATTTAGGCCAAATTGGTAAAGCCTTAGGTTATCCTAAGACAAGTATCACTACATTTGTGTCACTTGTGAGTATATGGGGTTATCTCGGACGAGTAGCTTCTGGATTCGCCTCTGAGATTTTCTTGGAAAAGTACAAGTTTCCGCGTCCATTGATGCTCACATTGGTTCTTCTTCTCTCTTGTGTTGGCCATGTTTTGATCGCCTTTGGTGTAACGAATACTCTGTATGTCGCGTCCGTGCTAATGGGGTTCTGTTTTGGTGCTCTCTGGCCTTTGATATTTGCAATCATATCTGAAATCTTTGGACTTAAGCATTACTCAACATTGCTCAATTTTGGTGGTGCTGCTAGTCCAATTGGCGcttatatattcaatgttaaagtAGCTGGGAATTTGTATGATAAAGAGGCTATTAAGCAAATGGCAGCTCATGGAATTATTAGGAAGCCAGGGGAAGACTTGACTTGCACTGGAGTTGAGTGTTATAAATTGTCTTTTTTGATAATTGCAGCATCTACTTTTGTGGGGTTTATTGTTTCATTGGTTTTGGTGCTCAGAACATTCAATTTTTATAAAGGGGATATTTATAAGAAGTTTAGAGAACAAGGTAAAGCAGTGGATGCTGAGTCTCAGTCCAGAACAAATGGTGATACTTCATCATAA